In a single window of the Cucurbita pepo subsp. pepo cultivar mu-cu-16 chromosome LG18, ASM280686v2, whole genome shotgun sequence genome:
- the LOC111779733 gene encoding uncharacterized protein DDB_G0271670-like isoform X1 gives MGRKCSHCGNIGHNSRTCTNFRPSITPNFNVGSGLIRLFGVHLDSSSSSSSSSSSSSSTTSSSSAAAFAIKKSFSTDCLSSSSSSSSFSTSRIQIDHNLEPSKPTNGYLSDGLLNGDQERKKGVPWTEEEHRIFLIGLEKLGRGDWRGISRNYVTTKTPTQVASHAQKYFLRQSTVNKKNRRSSLFDMVGTAYDTTTTALSQCLKISSNSQTHSNKNEMNIKKELNLPLLESKITTTFASSQQLGSSMEVMNNNNQAFSSSSSSSIWLYGLIDSQLKSASQTMICSSSSGAGGPDLELTLAAPRASNLEYEQTKKASTGSLLVDPIRVP, from the exons CAATTCAAGGACTTGCACCAACTTTAGACCCTCAATCACACCCAATTTCAACGTTGGTAGTGGCTTAATTAGGCTCTTTGGAGTTCATCttgattcctcttcttcttcttcttcttcctcttcttcttcctcttctactacttcttcttcaagtgcTGCTGCTTTCGCCATTAAGAAAAGCTTTAGCACCGATTGcttgtcgtcgtcgtcgtcgtcctCGTCTTTCTCTACTTCTCGAATTCAAATCGATCATAATCTTGAACCTTCTAAGCCCACCAATGGCTATCTCTCTGATGGCCTTCTCAATGGAGAccaagaaaggaagaaag GGGTTCCATGGACAGAAGAGGAGCACAGAATATTCCTAATTGGGCTTGAAAAGCTTGGAAGAGGAGATTGGAGAGGCATCTCGAGAAACTACGTTACCACGAAAACTCCGACCCAAGTGGCTAGTCACGCTCAAAAGTATTTTCTTAGACAATCGACCGTCAACAAAAAGAACCGTCGCTCGAGCCTCTTCGACATG GTTGGGACAGCATATGATACAACAACCACAGCACTGTCTCAATGTCTGAAGATATcttcaaattctcaaactcATAGCAATAAGAATGAGATGAATATCAAGAAGGAGCTGAATTTGCCTCTTTTAGAGAGTAAAATCACCACTACTTTTGCAAGCTCCCAACAATTGGGTTCTTCCATGGAAGTGATGAACAACAATAATCaagctttttcttcttcttcttcttcatcaatttGGCTTTATGGGTTGATTGATTCACAGCTCAAATCAGCTTCTCAAACCATgatttgttcttcatcttctggAGCAGGTGGGCCAGATCTTGAGCTCACTTTGGCAGCCCCAAGAGCTTCCAATTTGGAGTATGAACAAACCAAAAAGGCATCAACTGGTTCCCTCCTTGTTGACCCAATTAGGGTTCCCTAA